Proteins found in one Candidatus Neomarinimicrobiota bacterium genomic segment:
- a CDS encoding TonB-dependent receptor → MKLLRGLLALTMLFGLAYGRTSGKIMGTVTDQNGNPLPGANVIVEGTVYGAAANQDGFYVILNVPPGVYSVSASYVGYATLTQSGARVEIDLTTQVNFALKPQAFQGETVTVVAERKVMRVDVASSQTNLGSEQIEDLPATSVEDVIGMQAGVSGLEVRRGGTDELAYMMDGVSMKDDRTGQPVSGVPLSSVQEIMIQSGGFNAEYSDLQAGVINVVTKEGHVDKYSFDGTFKYSPAAPKHFGMSIYDPNSIYMRPWMDDDVAWWGTAPETFEDLNKDGYWDPGEPFNDRNGDGEYYNPWDEYTRKMYPAFQGWNALASDRLANDDPSDDITPTGAQQIFKWQHRRQGDITEPDYNIDMGLGGPVPFVSQYLGNLRFYASFRKEKDMYMVPLSRDAYEEWSLSTKVTSDITERIKLQLTGFHKKTDASSASETGLPSYFSSTIWGVAGAFGSRSQQRSKIFYPHYYCETQIWSDVFSAKLTHQLSGKSYHEALFEYRSTEYLTGPAEPRDFTPRYNILPGAESEDQYLVDEAPWGFDTDLTKSIDGYMMGAKSNARDSTKTWAFKARWDFISQINQNNQIKTGVQFEYFNYDMNYGAINPALPAGRPWTDWKKSPWQVGAYIQDKLEFEGWVATVGLRGEYFNPNTDWFDFEPFDRTIKTVASKEVTDEDNLPMRRAKGLFTLMPRIGISHPITVDSKLYFNYGHMRQRFSPSELFGIRRVYGGSLSYLGDPELPMEKTIAYELGYDHSLFDKYLIHIAAYYKDKSDQATTVRYQGVGGVVDYYQYSNLLYQDIRGLEVELRKRIGDWVTGFVNYEYSVYSSGNFGVKSQNENPAVQRDTERNINLQKQYKPVALPRIKYNISFRTPHYFGPEMGGLAPLANWQIAFTGTWRKGNYHTFGNNPSIINNVRWVDSWGLDMRGSKTISLNQFRIQVIADIYNILNKKSLSTAALGDSYLVPGVYDMYQESLHFNESVYEELGLRHISGDDKMGYYRDPSVPYQPLKYTSRASGLTQPDPNVYYYVGDVADLQELFPDENISENISDTERYVQYVNNEWTRVEKSTVQKVLDDKAYIFNPVNESFLFLAPRDIFLGIRISYDF, encoded by the coding sequence ATGAAATTGTTGAGAGGTTTACTAGCGCTTACAATGCTGTTCGGTCTTGCCTATGGACGGACATCGGGTAAGATTATGGGGACAGTAACGGACCAGAACGGTAATCCTTTACCGGGAGCCAATGTGATTGTAGAAGGGACTGTTTATGGTGCTGCGGCAAATCAGGATGGATTTTATGTAATCCTTAACGTGCCGCCCGGTGTCTATTCAGTTTCTGCTTCTTATGTGGGATATGCCACGTTGACTCAATCCGGAGCCCGGGTGGAAATTGATTTGACAACTCAGGTGAATTTTGCCTTAAAACCCCAGGCTTTTCAGGGGGAAACGGTGACAGTTGTTGCTGAGCGGAAAGTTATGCGTGTGGATGTGGCTTCCAGTCAGACCAACCTGGGATCCGAGCAGATAGAAGATTTACCGGCCACCAGCGTGGAGGATGTCATTGGTATGCAGGCCGGTGTGAGCGGACTCGAAGTTCGCCGGGGTGGAACCGACGAGCTGGCATATATGATGGATGGTGTGTCCATGAAAGATGACCGGACCGGTCAGCCAGTTTCCGGTGTGCCTTTGAGCTCCGTCCAGGAAATCATGATCCAATCCGGTGGTTTCAATGCGGAATACAGCGACCTCCAGGCCGGTGTGATCAACGTGGTGACGAAAGAAGGTCATGTAGATAAATACTCATTTGACGGGACATTCAAATACAGTCCTGCTGCCCCGAAACATTTCGGTATGTCTATTTACGATCCCAATTCAATATATATGCGTCCCTGGATGGATGATGATGTTGCATGGTGGGGAACGGCACCCGAGACATTTGAAGATTTGAATAAGGATGGATATTGGGATCCTGGTGAACCCTTTAATGACCGGAATGGTGACGGAGAATACTACAATCCCTGGGATGAATATACCCGGAAAATGTATCCGGCCTTTCAGGGATGGAATGCACTCGCCAGTGACCGCCTGGCCAACGATGATCCCAGCGATGATATAACACCTACCGGTGCCCAACAGATTTTTAAATGGCAGCATCGCCGTCAGGGTGATATCACCGAACCGGATTACAATATTGATATGGGACTGGGCGGACCGGTTCCCTTTGTCAGTCAATATCTGGGCAATCTCAGGTTCTATGCCTCTTTCCGGAAGGAAAAAGACATGTACATGGTGCCTTTATCCAGAGATGCTTATGAAGAATGGTCATTATCAACAAAAGTGACTTCAGATATCACAGAGAGAATTAAACTTCAACTGACAGGTTTTCACAAAAAGACCGATGCTTCTTCGGCCAGTGAAACGGGACTTCCTTCCTATTTCTCTTCAACAATTTGGGGAGTTGCCGGTGCTTTTGGCAGCCGTTCTCAGCAACGGTCAAAAATCTTTTATCCTCACTACTATTGTGAGACCCAAATTTGGAGTGATGTTTTCTCTGCAAAGCTGACTCATCAATTGAGCGGAAAATCTTATCATGAGGCTTTGTTTGAATACAGGTCTACCGAATATCTGACTGGTCCTGCTGAGCCCCGGGATTTTACGCCACGGTATAACATTCTGCCGGGAGCAGAAAGTGAAGACCAGTATTTGGTGGATGAAGCACCCTGGGGATTTGATACGGACCTAACAAAAAGTATTGACGGATATATGATGGGTGCCAAAAGCAATGCCCGGGATTCTACCAAAACATGGGCATTCAAAGCCCGGTGGGACTTTATCTCGCAGATCAATCAGAATAACCAGATTAAAACCGGCGTCCAGTTTGAATATTTCAACTATGACATGAACTATGGTGCTATCAACCCAGCCCTGCCAGCCGGACGTCCATGGACGGATTGGAAAAAATCTCCCTGGCAGGTCGGTGCCTATATACAGGATAAGCTTGAATTCGAAGGATGGGTTGCAACGGTTGGTTTGAGGGGCGAATATTTTAATCCAAATACAGACTGGTTTGATTTTGAACCCTTTGACAGAACGATAAAAACGGTTGCATCCAAAGAAGTGACAGATGAAGATAATCTTCCGATGAGACGGGCAAAAGGTCTTTTTACCCTCATGCCCCGTATTGGTATATCCCATCCCATTACCGTTGATTCAAAACTTTACTTTAATTACGGACACATGAGACAACGGTTTTCACCGTCAGAGTTGTTTGGAATTCGTCGTGTCTATGGTGGATCACTTTCCTATTTGGGCGATCCGGAACTCCCCATGGAAAAAACCATTGCTTATGAGCTGGGTTATGATCACTCTCTCTTTGATAAGTACCTGATCCATATTGCAGCGTATTATAAAGATAAATCCGATCAGGCCACCACAGTCCGTTATCAGGGCGTTGGAGGTGTTGTGGATTATTATCAGTATAGTAACTTGTTGTATCAGGATATCCGGGGACTTGAAGTTGAACTCCGAAAACGGATCGGTGATTGGGTTACAGGGTTTGTGAATTATGAATACTCCGTGTATTCATCCGGGAACTTCGGTGTTAAATCCCAGAATGAAAACCCGGCTGTCCAGCGCGACACCGAACGGAATATCAATCTCCAGAAACAGTATAAACCTGTGGCTCTGCCCAGGATCAAATACAATATTTCTTTTAGAACTCCTCACTATTTCGGCCCGGAAATGGGCGGACTGGCACCCCTTGCCAACTGGCAGATTGCTTTCACCGGTACATGGCGGAAGGGTAATTATCATACCTTTGGAAACAACCCCTCCATTATCAACAATGTGCGCTGGGTGGATAGCTGGGGTCTGGATATGCGTGGTTCAAAAACCATTTCTCTGAACCAGTTTAGAATCCAGGTAATTGCCGATATATATAATATCCTGAACAAAAAATCGCTGTCCACTGCCGCTCTGGGTGATTCTTATCTCGTCCCGGGTGTTTATGATATGTATCAGGAGTCCCTGCATTTTAATGAAAGTGTCTATGAAGAGTTAGGACTCAGGCACATATCCGGCGACGATAAGATGGGTTACTACCGCGATCCGAGTGTTCCCTATCAGCCGCTGAAATATACATCCCGTGCTTCCGGACTCACTCAGCCCGACCCCAATGTTTATTACTATGTGGGTGACGTAGCTGATCTTCAGGAACTCTTCCCCGATGAAAATATTTCGGAAAATATTTCTGATACGGAACGGTATGTACAGTATGTGAATAACGAGTGGACTCGTGTTGAAAAGAGTACAGTCCAAAAAGTTCTGGATGACAAAGCCTATATTTTCAATCCTGTGAATGAGTCATTTCTTTTCCTGGCTCCCCGGGATATCTTTCTTGGCATCCGGATTTCTTATGATTTCTAA
- a CDS encoding serine hydrolase — translation MIYKIQFVKLFLSLLLIPLFVFGAEDNIYKEVDTIIEAAISDSAWPGAVLVVGNKDGIQYQKSYGFHTYEKKEKTRPDDIFDLASITKVMATTPAVMDLYEKEKISLDDPIVKYIPEFTGSTETATLMKELVSIRHLLTHTSGLPAYKSFNYSEETPESIMASILSTDLDTLPGTRYVYSCLGFITLGEMVKRVSGFPLNEYVKKNIYTPLGMDHTCYLPPSDWMDRIVPTEYSEQEEGYIRGRVHDDIAAGLAGISGNAGLFSTGKDMAVYAQMFLNKGTYKDITIFKPKTVELFTKRAYLLLDNSRCLGWDSPQGESSAGVYAGPNSFGHTGYTGTSMWIDPDNDLFVILLTNAVHPHRRYKYPNYFDWRQLVHSKVYEALDLTKENPECVWKERWEDPKVRNQYQEKTFWQKLFNR, via the coding sequence ATGATATACAAAATACAATTTGTAAAGCTGTTCCTGAGTTTGTTATTGATTCCTCTTTTCGTATTTGGGGCTGAAGATAATATTTATAAAGAAGTTGATACCATTATCGAAGCGGCAATCAGCGACAGTGCCTGGCCGGGCGCCGTATTAGTTGTGGGTAATAAAGACGGTATTCAATACCAGAAATCCTATGGTTTTCATACCTATGAAAAAAAAGAAAAGACCCGTCCCGATGACATTTTTGATCTGGCATCCATCACCAAGGTTATGGCAACAACACCGGCCGTGATGGATTTATATGAAAAGGAAAAAATTTCACTGGATGACCCCATCGTAAAATATATACCGGAATTTACCGGGAGTACTGAAACAGCCACGCTGATGAAAGAACTGGTTTCCATCCGGCACTTATTGACGCATACCAGCGGGCTTCCGGCATATAAATCATTTAATTACAGCGAAGAAACTCCGGAAAGCATTATGGCTTCCATTTTGAGTACGGATCTGGATACCCTTCCCGGGACCCGTTATGTTTATTCGTGCCTGGGATTCATCACTCTGGGTGAAATGGTGAAGCGTGTATCGGGATTTCCATTGAACGAATACGTGAAAAAAAATATTTACACACCCTTGGGGATGGATCATACCTGCTATCTTCCTCCTTCAGACTGGATGGACCGGATTGTTCCCACGGAATATTCCGAACAGGAAGAAGGATATATCCGGGGACGTGTCCATGACGATATTGCTGCCGGACTAGCAGGAATTTCCGGTAATGCAGGACTTTTCTCAACGGGGAAGGATATGGCAGTGTATGCACAAATGTTTTTAAACAAGGGGACTTATAAAGACATTACAATTTTTAAGCCTAAAACTGTTGAACTATTTACAAAGAGAGCCTACCTCTTGCTCGATAACTCTCGCTGCCTGGGTTGGGACAGTCCCCAGGGAGAATCCTCCGCAGGTGTATATGCCGGCCCCAATAGTTTCGGCCATACAGGTTACACCGGTACCTCCATGTGGATAGATCCGGATAATGATCTGTTTGTCATTCTTTTAACAAATGCGGTTCATCCTCACCGTCGTTATAAATACCCCAATTATTTTGACTGGCGACAGCTTGTTCATTCGAAGGTTTACGAAGCGCTGGATCTGACGAAAGAAAATCCGGAATGTGTATGGAAAGAACGCTGGGAAGATCCCAAAGTCCGGAACCAATATCAGGAGAAGACATTCTGGCAAAAGCTGTTCAATCGCTAG
- a CDS encoding sodium ion-translocating decarboxylase subunit beta: MDIVFEFMRYSGFANITIGHVIMLIAGGICIYLGAAKNYEPLLLVPIGFGIIVGNIPFLEGGGLQIGIYEKGSVLNYLYYGVLKGIYPPLIFLGIGAMTDFSALLSNPKLVILGAAAQMGIFMTFLVANFLGFTIQEAGAIGIIGGADGPTAIFLSSKLAPHLMGAIAIAAYSYMALVPVIQPPIMKLLTSEKERKIRMKPARQVKKVEKILFPILGFIATTFISPGALPLLGMLFFGNLLKESGVTERLANAARGPIVDSVTILLGLTVGASTQATTFLTKQSIMIFVLGAASFMVATASGVLFAKFMNLFLKKENKINPLCGAAGVSAVPDSARVVQHVGMEYDKTNYLLMHAMGPNVAGVIGSAVGAGILLAVLG; this comes from the coding sequence ATGGATATTGTCTTTGAGTTTATGCGCTATTCAGGATTTGCGAATATAACTATTGGTCACGTAATTATGTTGATTGCCGGCGGTATCTGTATCTATCTTGGTGCGGCAAAAAATTACGAACCTCTTCTTTTGGTCCCTATTGGATTTGGGATTATTGTCGGTAATATCCCTTTTCTGGAAGGTGGTGGATTACAAATTGGGATCTATGAAAAAGGCTCCGTACTGAATTATCTCTATTACGGTGTATTAAAAGGGATTTACCCCCCCCTGATCTTTTTAGGAATTGGAGCCATGACGGATTTTTCCGCCCTTTTGTCCAACCCGAAGCTTGTTATCCTGGGGGCTGCGGCACAGATGGGTATTTTTATGACTTTTTTAGTGGCAAATTTTCTGGGATTTACCATACAGGAAGCCGGCGCCATTGGCATTATCGGAGGTGCCGATGGTCCCACAGCGATCTTTCTTTCTTCCAAACTGGCGCCCCATCTCATGGGTGCTATTGCCATTGCCGCTTATTCTTATATGGCCCTGGTGCCGGTTATTCAACCACCTATCATGAAACTCCTTACATCGGAAAAAGAACGGAAAATCCGCATGAAACCGGCACGACAGGTGAAAAAGGTTGAAAAAATCCTGTTCCCCATCCTGGGTTTTATAGCCACAACTTTTATCTCTCCCGGAGCCTTACCACTTCTGGGGATGCTCTTTTTTGGAAATTTACTGAAAGAAAGCGGTGTCACGGAACGGCTGGCCAATGCGGCACGAGGTCCCATTGTAGATTCGGTAACCATCCTTTTGGGATTGACAGTCGGTGCATCTACACAGGCAACGACTTTTTTGACGAAACAATCGATTATGATTTTTGTTCTGGGGGCAGCATCATTTATGGTGGCGACTGCCAGTGGTGTTTTATTTGCTAAATTCATGAATCTTTTTCTTAAAAAAGAAAATAAAATCAACCCCCTTTGCGGAGCCGCAGGGGTCAGCGCTGTCCCTGATTCAGCCCGGGTGGTTCAGCATGTGGGGATGGAATACGATAAAACAAATTATCTTCTGATGCATGCCATGGGACCCAATGTGGCCGGAGTCATCGGATCGGCGGTAGGCGCCGGAATTCTCCTTGCTGTCCTTGGCTGA
- a CDS encoding acetyl-CoA carboxylase biotin carboxyl carrier protein subunit gives MKKMKFLINGNPYELMVKSMTDDSAVVECNGTDYEVEILESRPEQKTPRLVRKNVAPSNSDKVERTHKPTEHVGSQYIKAPIPGTILSILVNPGDSVKIGQVVAKMEAMKMENNIMASSDGVVKTVNVKPGNSVLEGEVLITLEV, from the coding sequence ATGAAAAAGATGAAATTTCTGATCAATGGAAATCCCTATGAACTGATGGTTAAGTCTATGACCGATGATTCGGCAGTTGTGGAATGTAACGGGACCGATTATGAAGTGGAAATCCTGGAATCCCGGCCGGAACAAAAAACACCGCGCCTGGTCCGCAAAAATGTGGCACCCTCCAATTCGGATAAAGTGGAACGGACCCACAAACCCACGGAGCATGTGGGCAGTCAGTATATCAAAGCACCCATTCCGGGGACTATCCTCTCAATTCTTGTGAATCCCGGAGATTCTGTGAAAATCGGTCAGGTCGTGGCAAAAATGGAAGCCATGAAAATGGAAAATAATATCATGGCATCATCAGATGGTGTGGTTAAAACAGTGAACGTCAAGCCGGGAAATTCTGTGCTGGAAGGTGAAGTTTTAATTACCCTGGAGGTTTAA
- a CDS encoding OadG family protein, whose translation MLRYKLIGLFLVLSTPLFSAMTDKGTGFILKITLAGFLIVMVALTVVYLFVMLVNNVLRVAFEYHYKRNESLKKEKEIRESSVGKGSKIPDETATAIMMAVYLFRRQSLEEEKAKLTFERWAKPYSPWSSKIYGLRQPIVTIKSAGK comes from the coding sequence ATGTTGAGGTATAAATTAATTGGTCTGTTCCTGGTGCTTTCTACTCCTCTCTTTTCAGCCATGACCGACAAAGGGACGGGTTTTATTTTGAAAATTACCCTTGCAGGTTTTCTGATTGTGATGGTGGCACTTACTGTTGTTTATCTTTTTGTCATGCTGGTAAATAATGTATTAAGGGTAGCCTTTGAGTATCATTATAAACGGAATGAAAGCCTGAAAAAGGAGAAGGAAATCCGGGAATCCTCCGTGGGAAAGGGATCGAAGATTCCCGATGAAACGGCAACGGCGATCATGATGGCCGTTTACCTTTTCAGACGTCAAAGTCTGGAAGAAGAAAAAGCCAAACTCACATTTGAGCGGTGGGCAAAACCCTATTCGCCATGGTCCAGCAAAATTTACGGACTCCGTCAACCCATCGTGACGATCAAAAGTGCAGGAAAATAA
- a CDS encoding acyl-CoA carboxylase subunit beta: MSMRENLKKLREMRQKALEGGGEARIARQHEKGKLTARERIEILLDKDSFEEFDMFVTHRSRDFGLDKKKYLGDGVITGYGTIDGRLVYVFSQDFTVLGGSLSETFAMKICKVMDMAMKMGAPVIGLNDSGGARIQEGIMSLAGYADIFQRNVEASGVVPQISAILGPCAGGAVYSPALTDFIIMAEETSYMFITGPKVVKTVTNESVTEEQLGGAMVHASKSGVAQFSAENEEEALGIIRKLISYLPQNNLEEAPIVSTHDPINRVDEELAAIIPDFPNQPYDMKDIIYRIVDDEEFLEVSRHFAPNIITGFARFNGRSVGIVANQPSYLAGVLDINASKKAARFVRFCDAFNIPILTLVDVPGFLPGTAQEYRGIISEGAKLIYAFAEATVPKVTIITRKAYGGAYDVMSSKHLRGDVNYAWPTAEIAVMGAEGAVQILYRKELNDDPEGNRMKQLVEEYREKFSNPFIAANLGFVDDVIDPKNTRFRIIRAFESLLTKKLTNPLKKHGNIPL, translated from the coding sequence ATGTCGATGCGGGAAAATTTAAAAAAACTCCGTGAAATGCGGCAAAAAGCATTGGAAGGAGGAGGGGAAGCCCGGATTGCCAGGCAGCATGAAAAAGGAAAGCTGACCGCCCGTGAACGAATCGAGATTTTACTGGACAAAGATTCCTTTGAGGAATTTGATATGTTCGTGACCCACCGGAGCCGGGATTTCGGACTGGATAAGAAGAAGTATTTGGGCGATGGAGTGATTACTGGGTATGGAACCATCGACGGCAGGCTGGTCTATGTGTTTTCCCAGGATTTTACGGTACTGGGGGGAAGTCTGAGTGAGACCTTTGCCATGAAAATCTGTAAAGTGATGGATATGGCCATGAAAATGGGGGCTCCGGTCATCGGATTGAACGATTCAGGCGGTGCCCGCATTCAGGAAGGGATCATGTCTCTTGCCGGGTATGCAGATATTTTCCAGCGGAATGTGGAAGCTTCCGGCGTGGTTCCCCAGATTTCCGCCATTTTGGGTCCCTGTGCCGGTGGAGCCGTCTATTCCCCGGCGCTGACAGATTTTATCATCATGGCGGAAGAGACATCCTACATGTTTATCACCGGCCCGAAGGTTGTAAAAACCGTAACGAACGAGAGTGTGACAGAAGAGCAACTGGGAGGCGCCATGGTCCATGCCTCCAAATCCGGTGTGGCCCAGTTTTCAGCGGAAAATGAGGAAGAGGCCCTGGGAATTATCCGGAAACTGATCAGCTATCTGCCTCAAAACAATCTGGAAGAAGCCCCAATAGTTTCTACCCATGACCCTATCAACCGGGTGGATGAGGAGCTGGCGGCCATCATACCTGATTTTCCGAATCAGCCGTATGACATGAAAGATATAATCTACCGGATAGTGGATGACGAGGAATTTTTGGAAGTATCCCGGCACTTTGCCCCGAATATTATTACGGGCTTTGCACGGTTTAATGGCCGCTCGGTGGGTATTGTTGCAAATCAGCCCAGTTACCTTGCCGGTGTACTGGACATTAATGCCAGTAAAAAAGCCGCCCGTTTTGTCCGTTTTTGTGATGCCTTTAATATCCCCATTTTGACCCTGGTGGATGTCCCCGGTTTTCTGCCCGGAACTGCCCAGGAATACCGTGGAATCATCAGCGAAGGGGCAAAACTGATTTATGCCTTTGCCGAAGCCACGGTACCGAAGGTGACGATCATTACCCGTAAAGCTTACGGCGGCGCGTATGATGTGATGAGTTCGAAACACCTGCGTGGCGATGTAAATTATGCCTGGCCGACGGCCGAAATCGCCGTCATGGGGGCCGAAGGGGCAGTTCAGATTCTTTACCGGAAAGAACTGAATGACGATCCGGAGGGTAATCGCATGAAACAGCTTGTAGAAGAATACCGGGAAAAATTTTCAAATCCTTTTATCGCTGCAAACCTGGGCTTTGTGGATGATGTGATTGACCCGAAAAATACCCGCTTTCGCATTATCCGGGCTTTTGAAAGCCTGTTGACAAAGAAACTGACAAATCCCCTGAAAAAACATGGAAATATTCCCCTATAG
- the mce gene encoding methylmalonyl-CoA epimerase, with the protein MVKGISHIGIAVRSLDEQIPYYKDVLGLSLLGTETVEDQGVKVAMFQVGDTRIELLEPLSEESPVAKFLEKKGEGVHHIAYAVDACDEALRTAEEKGIRLIDKNPRKGAGGHLIGFLHPKSTFGVLTELTQEHEEL; encoded by the coding sequence ATGGTAAAAGGAATTTCGCATATCGGGATAGCAGTCCGCTCGCTTGACGAACAAATCCCATATTACAAAGATGTTTTAGGTCTTTCATTATTGGGGACCGAAACCGTAGAAGACCAGGGTGTTAAAGTTGCGATGTTTCAAGTGGGAGATACACGGATTGAACTCCTGGAGCCCCTTTCGGAAGAGAGTCCCGTCGCAAAATTTCTCGAGAAAAAAGGCGAAGGAGTTCACCATATTGCCTATGCTGTGGATGCGTGTGATGAGGCACTCCGGACAGCAGAAGAAAAGGGAATCCGTCTGATAGACAAGAACCCCCGTAAAGGGGCCGGCGGGCACCTGATAGGTTTTCTTCATCCCAAATCCACCTTTGGGGTTTTAACCGAACTCACTCAGGAACACGAGGAATTATAG
- the meaB gene encoding methylmalonyl Co-A mutase-associated GTPase MeaB, producing the protein MRAKDKNRNRDKNQDERPENERSYRPDWAPPEDHEAFAVKVVRSGYSAGIRKETVKGPRRKNLSVDDYVKGVLKGDRPLLARTITLIESQAPRHRDMAARVLHQLLPYAGKSLRIGVSGVPGAGKSTFIEAFGLQLVQNGHRVAVLAVDPSSSVTKGSILGDKTRMEKLSRDENAFIRPSPSGGTLGGVASKTRESITVCEAAGYDVILVETVGVGQSEITVRSMVDFFLLLQISGAGDELQGIKKGVIEIADAVVINKADSDNFQKAEMTRNQFETAIHYLKPVTKGWNCKVLTCSALTGYGIPEIRRMIWDFKKKTTENGVFQNRRKEQAVNWFYSMVEERMRVWFYDHPEIREDINTMKEKIESGTLLPTTGAEQLMKGFLENISPKKEE; encoded by the coding sequence ATGAGAGCAAAAGATAAAAATCGGAACCGGGACAAAAATCAGGACGAGCGGCCCGAGAACGAGAGGAGTTACCGGCCGGATTGGGCACCGCCGGAAGATCATGAAGCTTTTGCCGTGAAGGTGGTCCGGAGCGGGTATTCTGCCGGAATCAGAAAAGAAACTGTCAAAGGCCCCCGGCGGAAAAACCTTTCAGTGGATGATTATGTCAAGGGTGTTTTAAAAGGGGACAGACCTTTGCTGGCCCGGACCATTACCCTGATTGAAAGCCAGGCCCCCCGGCATCGGGACATGGCTGCCCGTGTCCTTCACCAATTACTGCCTTATGCCGGAAAGTCCCTTCGTATAGGTGTTTCCGGTGTTCCCGGCGCCGGTAAAAGTACATTTATTGAAGCCTTTGGCCTTCAGCTCGTCCAAAACGGTCATCGTGTGGCAGTTTTGGCCGTGGATCCCAGTTCTTCTGTGACAAAAGGGAGTATTTTAGGGGATAAAACCCGGATGGAAAAACTCTCCCGGGATGAAAATGCCTTTATTCGTCCCTCGCCGTCCGGCGGAACTCTCGGAGGAGTGGCTTCCAAAACAAGGGAAAGTATCACCGTTTGTGAAGCGGCCGGTTATGATGTGATTTTGGTTGAAACCGTGGGAGTGGGTCAAAGTGAAATCACGGTCCGGTCCATGGTGGATTTTTTCCTCCTCCTGCAAATTTCAGGTGCCGGGGATGAACTTCAAGGGATTAAAAAAGGGGTCATTGAAATAGCCGATGCCGTGGTGATCAATAAGGCGGATAGTGACAATTTTCAGAAAGCCGAAATGACCCGGAATCAGTTTGAAACAGCCATCCATTACCTGAAGCCGGTTACAAAAGGATGGAATTGTAAAGTGTTAACGTGTTCCGCCCTGACAGGGTATGGCATCCCTGAAATCCGCCGTATGATTTGGGACTTTAAAAAGAAAACGACAGAGAACGGTGTTTTTCAGAACAGACGGAAAGAACAGGCTGTAAACTGGTTCTACAGTATGGTTGAAGAACGGATGCGGGTCTGGTTTTATGATCATCCGGAAATCCGTGAGGATATCAACACTATGAAAGAAAAAATCGAGTCCGGCACCCTCTTACCCACAACCGGGGCAGAGCAGCTTATGAAAGGATTTCTGGAAAATATATCCCCTAAAAAAGAGGAGTAA